From the genome of Adhaeribacter pallidiroseus:
CGGTACTATTTTGCTGATTCTGGTAAGCTGCGCCATCAGTTCTTTTGTGGTGGAGAAAGCTTCCAGGCAATTAGCTACTCTCGAAGAAGCCGAGCAAGATATAGCCACCGACGAACCCGACGAACGAATACTGGTATCGCTGGCCTACCCCGAAACGGTAAATAACCTGGCCGATTTAGCTTTTCTACTCAAGCCGCATAAGAGTAATATGCCAATTTATGCTTTGCACGTAAACCACGAACAAGGTATTTCGGAGAGTAACCAGGCCATTGGCAAAAAAATGATGGAAAACGTAATAAAGCACGCCGCTGCTACCGATAATACCATTATCCCGATTAACCGCTTTGACTTAAACATTAGTAACGGCATTATCTACACCGTTAAAGAACATAATATAACCGATTTGATTATTGGCTTGCATCATCTGGCGCACACCAGCAAACGCTTTTTAGGGCCGGTGGCCGAGAAAATACTGGAGCGTACGCCCATAAACGTATTAATTTACAAAGCGGCCCAACCGATTAATACCCTGAAGCGCATTTTGGTAGCGGTACCCCCGAAAGCGGAATACGAACAAGGATTTCCGCATTGGTTTAACCGGTTGCAAACTATTGCCAGAGGCACGGGTTTGCCGCTGCTGATCTACGCCGAAACTAAAACTTTAAAAAAACTACGGCAACTAAACGAAGAAAGTAAATCGCCGCTCACGATAGATTTTGAAATTTTTGATAAGTGGGAAGAATTTTTAATTTTTAGCCGCGAAGTACGGCTCGATGATTTATTTATCATTATTTCGTCTCGCAAAGGACACTTGTCTTATAACCCCGAAGTAGAAAAACTGCCGCATTATTTAACAAAATATTTTGCCCAAATTAGTTACATTATTTTGTACCCGGAGCAATTAGAAGGGGAGCCGGATTATAATTTAAAATCGCTGGAGGAAAATGCCGAGTTTATGAACCGGGCCGGCAGTTACGTTAAAAATATATTTGCAACGGGTAGCGAACAGGAAAAAAGATCTTAAATATAGGTTACCTATCAATCTATGCGGTTGATTTAAAATAAATTAAAACAAACCCACCTGATCTGCCAACATATTTTGGAATAACCCGGAACACAATGTATCTTGCAACTGTTTATAATAAGTCTAAATAAGGAGAATAGGTGCAGAAAAGCGAAAAAAGTGTCCGGGATTTAAAAATTGGGGAAAGCGGTACTATTTGCTGCCTCAGCGATCCGGAAATGTCCTTGAAGCTTCTCGAAATGGGTTGCATACCCGGTACGCCGGTAAAACTAAACAGCAAAGCTCCGCTCGGTGATCCTATTACCATCATTGTAAACGATTATACCCTTTCTTTACGTTTAGACGAAGCAGCCACCATCAAGCTAAAATAGTTTCGTCTATGGCCGAATTGATCTATCCGGGAGAAAAAGTAGCAGTAAATACCTCCGTCCAAAAGCCGATTGCCCAAATTGCGTTAATCGGAAACCCTAATTCCGGAAAATCATCTTTATTTAACCAGCTAACCGGTTTAAACCAGAAAGTAGGCAATTTTCCGGGCGTTACCGTGGATAAAAAAACCGGCATCTGTCAACTATCCGCGCAGCAGAAAGTCCGGATTATTGATTTGCCGGGCACGTACAGCCTGTATCCGAAATCGCTAGACGAAAAAGTAATTATTGATTTGTTGTACAACCAACAATCCGAATTATACCCGGATCTGGTAATTATCACTGCCGATGCCTCTAATTTAAAACGTAACCTGCTCTTATTTACCCAGCTCGTGGATCTGCAAATACCGGCGGTGCTGGCGTTAAACATGATGGACGTGGCCACCAAAGAAGGGGTGAAAATAAATGTAGAACAATTGCAGCAAGATTTAGGCGTGCCAATTGTACCGGTAAATGCCCGCAATGGCAGCGGTATGGCAGCTTTAAAAATTTTAATTTCGCAGCAGCTCCCG
Proteins encoded in this window:
- a CDS encoding FeoA family protein, with the translated sequence MQKSEKSVRDLKIGESGTICCLSDPEMSLKLLEMGCIPGTPVKLNSKAPLGDPITIIVNDYTLSLRLDEAATIKLK